The genomic stretch CCATAAGATTCTGAAAAAATAAGATTGCTAACAGAAACCTTTTCACTTAATTCGGCTTGTAGGTGATTGAGGTAAATTAATAATAGTGTAATTGATGTAATTCTCTGTTGTCCGTCAATTATTGACTTTTTGCCATCATCTGTGTTTACGCTGAAAACTACTGGCCCTAAATAGTAGCTTTGATAATTTGCTACTGCTGGTCTTTTATCCGTCGGTTTATAGGATTTTAAAAAAGTTGAAGTCAAATCTTCGACAAGTAATTTGATATGTTTTTCTTGCCAACGATATTCTCTTTGAAAATAGTCTATATAAAATTTTTGGTCTTTTAAAAGTGAACTGATGCTAATGTCAGTTGCGTCAATTTTATTCTTTAAGTTTTGATTCATTTATTCTCGTTTGTTATGTGTAAGCTTGCAGGCAACTACTGATAACCATTTTTGCCATTAGCACTTTTTAATTTTTATTCAGCTACTACCTCCAATAGACCTTTCAATTTGGCTAAAAGCTCATCGAAAGTCAAAATATCCACATTATTTTGGTTTGACCTTAAAAGTTCGAAGCATTTGGTTTGATGCTCGGTTAAATTACCTTTCAACCCGATTACAAGAATGCACTTAGGGTTCACTATCCTTTCTTTATTGCCGAAGTCTTTTAAAAAGACATCTTTTTGGTCAAGGCATTGACCTATACCTCCTGATAAATCATCAGAATAAGAGAAAACATCTGGTTTTCTATAAGGACTATTTTTTAACAAATCTTTCTTATGGGTTTTGATTTCGAGTAAGGCAAAATTATCTTGAAATCCATTTTCAAAAAGAAAGTCAACTATTCTACCGTCTTCATTTTCTAATGTTTTTCCTCCAACATAAGCCTCTTGTTTTCTGAGTATTACTTCGAATGGAAACAAATGATTTAAAATCCATGAGTTTTCACCAAAGAATTTCTGCCATTGTTTTTCATTATCAACTTTAGAAGCCATTAGTTTTTCAAACCGCTTTATGATGTCTTCAATAAAAACTTTGTTTATTTTATCTCTAGTTTTTATAAAGTTTGACGTAACAGATATTTTACTTGGAGGGGCTGTTTCCATTACAGTTGACAATGATTCGATATCAGCTTTCGTTACTTTTTCAAACGAGTCGAACTTTTTCAAGAATCCATCTAATTGTCCTGCATTTAAAAATACTTTCTTTTTTTCGAGCTTAGTTGTAATTCCACTAATTTCATTGTGAATCATCAATTTTCTTGTGCGGTCATACCAACGTTTTTCATTGGCAATTTTTTTTAAAAGAGGCGATAAGTCGGACCAATTTATGGAAATTGACTTTTTCGAAAATCTATTTTGAACATTAACTCCTATTGTAATTTTTTCTACCTCTTTGAATTTGGTATATAGATATTGAAAAAGTTGCCTAATTCTTTGCGTTCTAAATCCATATCTACTGGTTGTTTTAAAATCTTTTGGAATATCAGATTCCTTTTCCCAACCTTTAAGTTCAATTGTATGTATTTTCTTTGCCTTAACACTACCGTCATTTGGGTTTACAGAATAAGGATAGTAAACAAATCTCTTTTCCTTTTTGAAAATTTCCTTGGCTTTATGAATTGGCTTTCCTTCCGAATCACAATAAGTCAAAACAGTTTTTGTTTGGTTATCAGTTGTTGTATTTTCTTGTTCAGGTTTATAATTGGGCATAATGTTCGGTATTAATGGCAACTGCCCCTGCTATAAGCAGTTGCGAGGTTTAGTTGTTAAATTCGCAAGTACACGCTATACTGAAAATCCTATAGTATTTTCAGAAGTGGATTAGGACAAGCAATTACTTATGGCAATTGTTTGCCATAGTGTTTTTATTCAATTTCTTCTTCTTCCGATTTATATTTTTCGTATTCATCTCCATTGTAATGGGCATTTAGAACATACTCTTTTATCATATCCTCGTCAAACTCCAGTGAAATACTTGCTTTTGATGCCCGACTACCAACATAGCTGGTGTAAAAAGTGAAAGATTCAGAACTTCCAGCCCTAAGTACATCATAGGTAACATAACCATCGTCAGTTGTGATTTGATTTTCATTTCGGTCTTTATAAGTTATTTCATATTTTACCTTCGGAATGTCAAATGTTGTGTTGTTTTTAACTATTCCTTTTCCAGAAGCGGAACCTCCATATCCAGTTTTCCAACTCCAGTCAGTAACAGAAACATCTGTTTTAAAATCCAATAACTTATTTACGGTATATCTGTACTGAAGCAAATAGGCGTCAATGTATTTGCCATTTTTCTGTACATCAGTCGTGTCATTTTCTTTAATGCAACCAGTGTTAACGGCAAATTTGTAAAGTTCATTTTCTTTATGGTCAGTTAGTCCTTTACTATCAACTATTTGATTATAAAGACTTAATGAGTCAGGTAGAAGATAAAGTTCAATTTCTTTAGTTGATTGCTTACCAAATCCGTTGGTATAGTAATTCGTAGTTGCAACAGAAACCAAACTGTCATTGACAAGTTTTGATTCTACAATTTTGATTGAATCAGATTTAAAGTAGCTGTCAAAAGTCGAAATGTTTGGATAAGAACTTTTCATTTGTTCTTCATTTCCATCATTAACCGACTCAAAAAACATCAAAACAGTTTGTTCGGAATCAACTAATTTTTGGTCTTTTCCACAACTCGAAAGTAAAATGGCTAAAAATAATATGGTTAAATAGTTTTTTTTCATGTTTTCTTAGTTCATATTATGACTAATTGCCTCATGTATGATGTCGTAGCATCTCGAAGGGTGCTATGCATTATAGGACACA from Flagellimonas oceani encodes the following:
- a CDS encoding Shedu immune nuclease family protein, with translation MPNYKPEQENTTTDNQTKTVLTYCDSEGKPIHKAKEIFKKEKRFVYYPYSVNPNDGSVKAKKIHTIELKGWEKESDIPKDFKTTSRYGFRTQRIRQLFQYLYTKFKEVEKITIGVNVQNRFSKKSISINWSDLSPLLKKIANEKRWYDRTRKLMIHNEISGITTKLEKKKVFLNAGQLDGFLKKFDSFEKVTKADIESLSTVMETAPPSKISVTSNFIKTRDKINKVFIEDIIKRFEKLMASKVDNEKQWQKFFGENSWILNHLFPFEVILRKQEAYVGGKTLENEDGRIVDFLFENGFQDNFALLEIKTHKKDLLKNSPYRKPDVFSYSDDLSGGIGQCLDQKDVFLKDFGNKERIVNPKCILVIGLKGNLTEHQTKCFELLRSNQNNVDILTFDELLAKLKGLLEVVAE